A portion of the Acidobacteriota bacterium genome contains these proteins:
- a CDS encoding M20/M25/M40 family metallo-hydrolase: MNKTRLLFTILSLVVFTTLTSAQRRGQAPAYNYPPQLLEEMKQLQQAALSNDYALKQVAFLCNNIGPRLSGSPQAARAVEYVADELRKLGLEVKLEKTMVPHWVRGAETGELIQFPGMAAGTTQKVVLTALGGSVATPADGIIAPVVVVNNFDELNALGEAKVRGKIVLFNYKFDDQLAAQGFGTDAYGQAVAYRGGGASAAARLGAVAALNRSAGGKAYRLPHTGALNYANGVPQIPAAAVAYEDAEMIAHLAAQGEVKLKLVLTPQTLPDAESANVIGDLKGSEFPDQFVIVSGHLDSWDLATGAIDDASGVAVAMQVANLCKQLGLKPKRTIRVIAWMNEENGGRGGQAYFQDQKDNLANHIAAIESDLGAGHPTGISAFVKPQAVPMLQPIANVLQASGAGVLRLSGGPVEADISPLQRAGVPGFGPIQDNRTYFDYHHTPADTFDKVVPRELAENAAVMAVLAYAIANLPEPLPR, from the coding sequence ATGAACAAAACTCGACTCCTTTTCACCATTCTCTCGCTCGTTGTCTTTACGACCTTGACCTCCGCGCAACGTCGCGGGCAGGCCCCGGCTTACAACTATCCGCCGCAACTGCTGGAAGAAATGAAGCAGTTGCAACAAGCGGCGCTGTCGAATGATTACGCGCTTAAACAGGTTGCGTTCCTTTGCAACAACATTGGCCCGCGACTAAGCGGTTCGCCGCAAGCCGCTCGCGCCGTCGAATACGTCGCCGACGAACTGCGCAAGTTGGGGCTGGAAGTAAAGCTCGAAAAAACGATGGTTCCGCATTGGGTGCGCGGCGCTGAAACCGGCGAACTGATTCAGTTTCCGGGAATGGCCGCAGGCACAACCCAAAAAGTCGTGTTGACGGCTTTGGGCGGAAGCGTCGCCACGCCAGCGGACGGCATTATCGCCCCCGTTGTGGTCGTCAACAACTTTGACGAACTGAATGCGCTCGGCGAAGCGAAGGTCAGAGGCAAAATCGTTTTGTTCAACTACAAATTCGACGATCAACTGGCCGCGCAAGGCTTCGGAACGGATGCATACGGGCAAGCCGTCGCTTATCGTGGCGGCGGAGCTTCTGCCGCCGCAAGGCTTGGCGCAGTGGCGGCGCTCAATCGCTCAGCAGGCGGCAAAGCGTATCGGTTGCCACACACCGGCGCGCTGAATTACGCCAATGGCGTTCCGCAAATTCCCGCCGCTGCGGTCGCGTACGAAGATGCCGAAATGATTGCCCATCTGGCTGCGCAAGGCGAAGTGAAATTGAAACTGGTGTTGACACCGCAAACCTTGCCCGACGCCGAAAGCGCCAACGTCATCGGAGATTTGAAAGGCTCGGAATTTCCCGATCAGTTCGTCATCGTTTCCGGCCATCTGGATTCGTGGGATTTGGCAACCGGCGCGATTGACGACGCTTCCGGCGTCGCCGTCGCCATGCAGGTGGCCAATTTGTGCAAACAGCTTGGCTTGAAGCCCAAACGCACGATTCGCGTCATCGCCTGGATGAACGAAGAAAATGGCGGACGCGGCGGCCAGGCGTATTTCCAGGACCAGAAAGACAATCTGGCCAATCACATCGCGGCAATTGAAAGCGATTTGGGCGCGGGCCATCCGACGGGAATTTCCGCCTTCGTCAAACCACAGGCCGTTCCGATGCTGCAACCGATCGCGAACGTGTTGCAGGCTTCGGGCGCAGGCGTGTTGCGTTTGTCAGGCGGCCCGGTCGAAGCCGACATTTCGCCGCTCCAACGCGCGGGCGTTCCCGGCTTCGGGCCGATTCAGGACAACCGCACGTATTTCGATTATCACCACACGCCCGCCGACACCTTTGACAAAGTCGTGCCGCGCGAACTGGCGGAAAATGCTGCGGTAATGGCTGTGCTGGCGTATGCAATCGCCAACCTGCCGGAACCGCTGCCCAGATAA
- a CDS encoding putative Ig domain-containing protein — translation MKQLSLSLRRPRVFTRRYARNCWFMLCCVLALVTVYALRGRASSDAKAAAPPVTLRGEEAVAHLRQEGSYDSLAAAMAATRYQVHEIKRPGIFTGSAWRVVNAEQRLKADFTSGEVSIAQYDKAAQQAGASHDWQVAMRLTEYGYGDRLSPVSEGKVNANGSRIEFQRTAMADTSAKITEWYVNEAKGLEQGFTLNAPPSLAGNIAGEKLRLRLALSGDLRAKMSSDGQSVALLNRHDVQVLNYGGLVVRDALGRELEARMTASDNEVVIETDDAGAVYPVVIDPIFTQFNKLTASDGTSFDYFGDSMALDGNTAVIGAFANDIDGKEGQGAAYVFVRTGTNWTQQQKLIASDGAANDYFGRQLALSGDTVLIGASSDDINGNIDQGSAYVFVRSGTTWTQQQKLIDVDGAAGDQFGETVALSGDTAVIGAAADDIGGNVNQGSVQVFVRNGTTWIRQQKLLSDDGAEDDGFGSSVAISGNTILAGASGAKINGNLQQGAVYSFEYTGTIWTQQQKFTASDGAARQFFGQLIVASGDTALIGRTYQQGRVYVFVRIGTTWVQQQQLSSNSASPNFGSSLALDGDTALVGDVGNTGDPQGTAYVFTRSGAMWTQQQKLTASDGQQALFGISVALGGNTALIGARSMINGNLNQGAAYQFSISSIYPQQAMLVASDGVAGENFGRALALSGNTAVVANYLADRAGILDRGVAYVFVRSGSTWTLQQQLFASDGEASDYFSSAVAVDGDTAVIGASGDDTGANTDQGSAYVFVRSGTTWTQQQKLLASDGAGHDFFGYTVALKGDTALVGAYGKNGIRGAAYAFVRSGTTWTQQQKLTAADADADDYFGISVALDGNTAVIGAAGDDTGANVDQGSAYVYVRNGTIWAEQQKLTAGDGAANDNFGISVAVSGDSALIGAFIDDVNGNADQGSAYVYVRSGTTWTQQQKLTASDGFVGDNFGVGVALDGDTALIGAWKDGINENGLQGSAYIFIRSGTTWTQQQKLFASDGAANDQFGYAVSLSGGKALVGSLYDDVNGNADQGSAYIFGESCPTITITPGTLPAGTAGTPYNQSLTGSGGSSPYSFAVITGNPPNGVTLSNSGLFSGTPTAFGSFNFTVRATDNNGCQGTQAYTLQVNPPCGTIVVNPTTLPNGTIGTAYNQTMTATGGTGSYSFMVSAGSLPGGVTLATSGALTGTPNATGAFNFTVKATDANGCMGTRAYTVVISAAGSNGLQFYPLSSPVRLLDTRAGASACTTPGAPIAGGTTLLQSAAGTCGIPTSAKAVTGNVTVVLPSATGFLTLYPSSAAQPTVANTNFIANEVINNVFTLGLGTGDGAFKVFASTTAEVVIDITGYYAPPGAGGLYFHPLPKPIRLLETRAAQPGCFTPGTPLAGGVDTVQQGTTTCDGVTIPATAKALVGNATTVFPATNGFITLYPADAASRPLAASGNYRSGTVLNSPFTVGLSASGQFKIYSVATTDLVIDVLGYFSADATDGNGAGLLFTPLTPARLLDTRPGAMGACFLPGAALTGGVESLQAARNVCTIPNAAQAIVGNATTVQPTANGFLTFWPSNAASRPLAATSNYQSGRNFNRYFTTGLGTDGAFKMYASQTTNLVVDVSGYFAP, via the coding sequence GTGAAACAACTATCCTTGTCATTACGCCGACCCCGTGTATTCACTCGACGATACGCTCGCAACTGTTGGTTCATGTTGTGCTGCGTGCTGGCCTTGGTCACTGTGTACGCTTTGCGCGGGAGAGCATCAAGTGACGCCAAAGCCGCCGCACCGCCCGTCACGCTGCGCGGCGAAGAAGCCGTCGCGCATTTAAGGCAAGAAGGCAGTTACGATTCGTTGGCGGCAGCAATGGCGGCGACACGGTATCAAGTTCACGAAATCAAACGGCCAGGGATTTTTACGGGCAGCGCGTGGCGGGTGGTAAACGCGGAGCAGCGACTCAAAGCAGACTTCACCTCCGGCGAGGTGAGCATTGCGCAATACGACAAGGCTGCCCAACAAGCTGGCGCCTCGCACGATTGGCAGGTCGCAATGAGGCTAACGGAGTACGGGTACGGCGACCGACTCTCGCCCGTCAGCGAGGGCAAGGTCAACGCTAATGGATCACGGATTGAATTCCAGCGTACAGCGATGGCGGACACTTCCGCCAAAATCACCGAATGGTATGTCAACGAGGCGAAGGGGCTGGAGCAGGGCTTCACACTGAATGCACCGCCATCGTTGGCGGGGAACATTGCGGGGGAAAAGCTGCGGTTGCGTCTGGCATTGAGCGGCGATTTGCGAGCCAAGATGAGTAGCGACGGCCAATCCGTGGCGCTGCTCAATCGTCACGACGTGCAGGTGCTGAATTACGGTGGTCTGGTGGTGCGCGATGCACTGGGACGCGAGTTGGAAGCGCGAATGACGGCTTCGGACAACGAAGTAGTGATTGAAACGGACGACGCTGGCGCAGTCTATCCGGTGGTGATTGATCCGATCTTCACGCAGTTCAATAAACTGACCGCTAGCGACGGTACGTCTTTTGATTATTTTGGGGATTCGATGGCGTTGGACGGCAACACTGCTGTGATTGGAGCGTTTGCTAATGATATTGACGGCAAAGAGGGTCAAGGCGCGGCCTACGTCTTTGTCCGTACCGGTACGAACTGGACGCAACAGCAGAAACTGATAGCCAGTGACGGAGCGGCGAATGATTATTTCGGACGCCAACTGGCATTAAGCGGCGATACCGTGCTTATTGGTGCTTCAAGTGATGACATCAACGGGAACATAGATCAAGGCTCGGCCTATGTCTTTGTGCGCAGTGGAACGACCTGGACGCAACAACAAAAGTTAATTGATGTTGATGGTGCGGCCGGTGATCAATTTGGCGAGACGGTAGCGCTAAGCGGCGACACGGCAGTGATCGGCGCGGCCGCGGACGATATCGGCGGAAACGTCAATCAAGGATCGGTTCAAGTATTCGTGCGAAACGGGACGACTTGGATCAGACAGCAGAAACTGCTGTCTGATGATGGTGCAGAGGATGACGGTTTCGGCTCTTCAGTAGCGATAAGCGGCAACACGATTTTAGCAGGAGCTTCTGGGGCTAAAATCAACGGGAATTTACAACAGGGGGCGGTTTACTCCTTCGAGTATACGGGCACAATCTGGACACAACAGCAGAAATTTACGGCTAGTGACGGCGCGGCGCGGCAGTTTTTTGGCCAATTAATAGTAGCCAGCGGCGACACAGCGCTGATCGGGAGGACGTATCAACAAGGAAGGGTCTATGTTTTTGTGCGCATCGGGACCACTTGGGTGCAGCAACAGCAACTAAGCTCCAACAGTGCCTCACCAAATTTCGGCTCATCGCTTGCGCTGGACGGTGACACGGCGCTTGTTGGAGATGTTGGCAATACTGGGGACCCGCAAGGCACCGCCTACGTCTTCACGCGGTCTGGAGCAATGTGGACGCAGCAGCAAAAGCTGACCGCTAGTGATGGGCAGCAAGCTCTTTTTGGTATTTCTGTGGCGCTCGGCGGCAATACCGCATTAATCGGGGCGAGATCCATGATCAACGGAAACCTAAATCAAGGCGCAGCTTATCAATTTTCCATCAGCAGCATCTACCCGCAACAGGCGATGCTGGTGGCCAGTGACGGCGTGGCGGGCGAAAATTTCGGACGCGCGCTAGCACTGAGCGGCAACACGGCGGTGGTGGCGAACTATCTGGCCGACCGAGCCGGAATCCTGGATCGCGGCGTGGCGTATGTCTTCGTGCGCAGCGGTTCGACCTGGACGCTGCAACAACAACTGTTCGCGAGCGATGGCGAAGCAAGCGATTATTTCAGCAGCGCGGTGGCGGTGGACGGCGATACGGCAGTAATCGGCGCTTCCGGGGACGACACTGGCGCGAATACGGATCAAGGCTCGGCTTATGTCTTCGTGCGCAGCGGAACAACCTGGACGCAACAGCAAAAGCTGCTGGCAAGCGACGGCGCGGGGCATGACTTCTTCGGTTATACGGTAGCCCTGAAGGGCGACACGGCTTTGGTGGGGGCTTACGGCAAGAATGGGATCAGGGGCGCGGCCTACGCCTTCGTGCGTAGCGGCACGACCTGGACGCAACAGCAAAAGCTGACCGCCGCTGATGCTGACGCCGATGATTACTTTGGCATTTCGGTGGCGCTGGACGGTAACACCGCAGTGATTGGCGCGGCCGGAGATGACACTGGCGCGAATGTGGATCAAGGTTCGGCCTATGTGTATGTGCGCAACGGAACGATCTGGGCGGAGCAGCAGAAATTGACCGCCGGAGACGGCGCCGCCAACGATAATTTCGGCATTTCGGTCGCGGTGAGCGGCGATTCGGCCTTGATTGGCGCTTTTATTGACGATGTCAACGGGAATGCTGACCAAGGCTCGGCCTATGTGTATGTGCGCAGTGGAACCACCTGGACGCAGCAACAGAAATTGACCGCCAGCGACGGTTTTGTGGGCGATAACTTCGGCGTAGGGGTGGCGCTCGATGGCGACACGGCGCTGATCGGGGCTTGGAAGGACGGCATCAACGAGAACGGGCTTCAAGGTTCGGCATACATTTTCATCCGGAGTGGAACGACGTGGACGCAGCAGCAGAAACTGTTCGCCAGCGATGGGGCGGCAAACGACCAGTTCGGGTATGCGGTCTCGCTGAGTGGCGGCAAGGCGTTGGTTGGCTCTCTCTACGACGATGTCAACGGGAACGCGGATCAAGGTTCGGCTTACATCTTCGGCGAGAGTTGCCCAACCATTACCATCACTCCGGGGACGCTGCCAGCGGGCACAGCGGGTACGCCTTATAACCAGTCGCTGACAGGCAGTGGTGGATCGTCGCCGTATTCGTTTGCTGTCATCACGGGCAACCCGCCAAATGGCGTGACCTTGAGCAACAGCGGCTTGTTTTCCGGCACGCCGACGGCGTTCGGCTCGTTCAACTTTACCGTGCGCGCGACAGATAATAACGGATGTCAGGGCACGCAAGCTTACACGCTGCAGGTGAATCCGCCCTGCGGCACAATTGTCGTCAATCCAACGACATTGCCCAACGGTACGATTGGCACAGCCTACAACCAAACGATGACAGCAACTGGCGGCACGGGCAGCTATAGCTTCATGGTCAGCGCGGGCAGCTTGCCGGGCGGGGTAACGCTGGCCACGAGCGGCGCGCTGACCGGGACGCCGAACGCAACCGGCGCCTTTAACTTCACTGTCAAGGCGACAGACGCCAACGGCTGCATGGGCACACGCGCTTACACGGTCGTCATCAGCGCGGCAGGTTCCAATGGATTGCAGTTTTATCCGCTCAGCAGCCCCGTGCGCTTGCTGGATACGCGCGCTGGCGCATCAGCCTGCACAACGCCGGGCGCACCGATTGCGGGCGGAACGACCTTGCTGCAATCCGCTGCTGGCACCTGCGGCATTCCCACATCCGCCAAAGCCGTTACCGGAAACGTCACCGTCGTCTTGCCTTCGGCGACGGGTTTTCTGACGCTGTATCCCAGCAGCGCGGCGCAACCCACCGTCGCCAACACAAATTTCATCGCGAACGAAGTGATCAATAATGTCTTCACGCTGGGCCTGGGAACGGGAGACGGCGCGTTCAAGGTGTTTGCCTCCACCACGGCGGAAGTCGTGATAGACATCACCGGGTATTACGCTCCTCCGGGAGCAGGCGGTTTGTATTTCCATCCGCTGCCCAAACCGATCCGCTTGTTGGAAACTCGCGCGGCGCAACCCGGCTGCTTTACGCCGGGAACTCCGCTGGCCGGTGGCGTTGATACCGTTCAGCAAGGCACTACCACGTGTGACGGCGTGACGATTCCGGCAACCGCAAAGGCGCTGGTCGGCAATGCGACGACGGTGTTTCCGGCGACCAACGGCTTTATTACGCTGTATCCGGCAGATGCCGCTTCGCGCCCACTGGCGGCCAGCGGAAATTATCGCTCGGGCACGGTGCTGAATTCGCCATTTACGGTGGGGCTTTCGGCTTCGGGGCAATTCAAAATATACAGCGTGGCGACCACCGATCTGGTGATTGATGTGCTGGGGTATTTCAGTGCTGACGCCACGGATGGAAACGGAGCGGGATTGTTGTTTACGCCATTGACGCCGGCGCGGTTGCTGGACACACGGCCCGGAGCGATGGGCGCTTGCTTCCTGCCCGGCGCTGCGTTGACTGGCGGCGTGGAATCGCTGCAAGCGGCGCGCAACGTTTGCACCATTCCCAACGCGGCGCAAGCGATCGTCGGCAACGCGACGACCGTCCAGCCTACGGCGAACGGTTTTCTGACCTTCTGGCCGAGCAATGCCGCCAGCAGACCCTTGGCGGCGACTTCGAACTACCAATCGGGGAGGAATTTCAACCGATATTTCACGACAGGGCTGGGAACTGACGGAGCCTTCAAGATGTATGCTTCGCAAACCACTAACTTGGTGGTGGATGTGTCGGGGTACTTCGCGCCCTAA
- a CDS encoding dienelactone hydrolase family protein, producing the protein MEQPIHEELAGVISPTGEVTRRTFVVTSLSAGFALAVQPVQAQTQITTDTNGLVAGEVKIPVKDGEIPAYHAMPAKGKNFPVALVVQEIFGVHEHIKDICRRFAKAGYLAIAPEMYARQGDVSKMAMNDIIGKVVPKVPDAQVMSDLDAAVAWAKKNGGNTAKLGITGFCWGGRIVWLYAAHNPNLKAGVAWYGRLVGNTDDLHPKNPIDLVKELKAPVLGLYGAKDTGIPVATVDQMREAVKAAGKTAEIIVYPNSGHGFNADYRPSYNKEDAQDGWAKLLAFFKKNGAA; encoded by the coding sequence ATGGAACAACCGATTCACGAAGAACTGGCTGGCGTGATTTCGCCAACGGGAGAAGTCACGCGGCGCACGTTTGTCGTCACCTCCTTGAGCGCCGGATTTGCGCTGGCGGTGCAACCCGTTCAGGCGCAAACACAAATCACGACAGACACCAACGGTCTGGTCGCTGGAGAAGTCAAAATTCCCGTCAAGGACGGCGAAATTCCCGCCTACCACGCGATGCCTGCCAAGGGGAAAAACTTTCCTGTCGCACTGGTCGTGCAGGAAATTTTCGGCGTTCACGAACACATCAAAGACATTTGCCGCCGATTTGCCAAAGCCGGGTATCTGGCCATCGCGCCGGAAATGTATGCGCGCCAGGGCGACGTATCGAAAATGGCGATGAACGACATCATCGGCAAAGTCGTTCCCAAAGTTCCCGATGCCCAGGTGATGTCGGATCTGGACGCCGCAGTCGCCTGGGCAAAGAAAAACGGCGGCAACACCGCCAAGCTCGGCATCACCGGGTTTTGCTGGGGAGGCCGCATCGTTTGGCTGTATGCCGCGCACAATCCGAATCTGAAAGCGGGCGTGGCGTGGTACGGGCGGCTGGTCGGCAATACGGACGACCTGCATCCGAAAAATCCGATTGATTTGGTGAAGGAGTTGAAAGCGCCAGTGCTGGGATTGTACGGCGCGAAAGACACGGGCATTCCGGTGGCGACCGTGGATCAAATGCGCGAAGCCGTGAAAGCTGCGGGCAAAACGGCGGAGATCATCGTCTATCCAAATTCCGGCCACGGCTTCAATGCCGATTATCGCCCGAGCTATAACAAAGAAGATGCGCAGGATGGCTGGGCAAAACTGCTGGCGTTTTTCAAAAAGAACGGCGCGGCTTAA
- a CDS encoding ATP-dependent helicase, whose product MKKYIIKTDAPRQGLINYREALNDEQRAVVMAGAGPLLVIAGAGSGKTRVVTYRVARLIEAGVAPARILLVTFTNRAAREMLGRVESLLAADVRRVWGGTFHSIANRLLRRHAVSLGYQNNFSILDAEDAKDLIDSCIDEAAIDTRSRRFPKGEVLREMFSFATNTDTPLDQIIAGKYPHFELLTAQIRRVDQLYQQRKLERNAMDYDDLLVNWKRLMSERAEIAAIYQEQFQHILVDEYQDTNTLQAEIVDMVAAKHRNLMVVGDDAQSIFGWRGANFKNIFEFQKRYPDAQVFKLENNYRSTPEILMLANASVSMNRQQFPKHLQAKRPSRGFTPALIPARDSEQQAAFVASRILELRDEGVPLDEIAVLYRSHFHSLELQLELTRRGIPYDVRSGVRFFEQAHIKDVTAYLRLVVNPRDELAWKRVLKLIPKIGNATASRVWERLAYAEEPLALVRTDEFAKALPKGASVGWREFAELIKDLAAPETINNPAKQIELVLARGYLEYLQANFENSDAREEDLRQLANFAQRYDTTDAFLSELALLNTERFAPPGATVGEDVVMGGDEDERLALSSVHQAKGLEWRVVFMIWAADGRFPSSRSLRDIEGEEEERRLFYVALTRAQDELYVCFPLVESDRSRQTVLHRPTRFVTEVPRELMEIWSVDEEQPQLEMLETTETKFIN is encoded by the coding sequence ATGAAAAAGTACATTATCAAAACGGATGCTCCGCGCCAGGGATTGATTAACTACCGCGAAGCGCTCAACGACGAACAGCGCGCGGTGGTGATGGCGGGAGCCGGGCCGCTGCTGGTCATCGCCGGAGCCGGTTCCGGTAAAACGCGCGTGGTGACGTATCGCGTCGCTCGGTTGATCGAAGCCGGCGTTGCGCCCGCGCGGATTTTGCTGGTGACGTTCACCAATCGTGCCGCGCGCGAAATGCTGGGCCGCGTTGAAAGCTTGCTCGCTGCAGACGTGCGCCGTGTGTGGGGCGGAACGTTTCATTCCATTGCCAACCGGTTGTTGCGTCGCCACGCCGTCAGCCTGGGATACCAAAACAACTTTTCGATTCTGGACGCCGAAGACGCAAAAGACCTGATTGATTCCTGCATTGACGAAGCCGCGATTGACACGCGTAGCCGACGCTTTCCGAAAGGCGAAGTGCTGCGCGAAATGTTCAGCTTCGCCACCAACACCGACACACCGCTCGACCAGATCATCGCCGGAAAATATCCGCATTTTGAATTGCTGACCGCGCAAATTCGCCGCGTTGACCAGCTTTACCAGCAGCGCAAACTGGAACGCAACGCGATGGATTACGACGATTTGCTGGTGAACTGGAAACGGTTGATGAGCGAAAGGGCAGAAATTGCCGCGATTTATCAGGAACAGTTCCAACACATTCTGGTGGACGAATATCAGGACACGAACACCTTGCAGGCAGAAATTGTTGACATGGTCGCCGCCAAACATCGTAACCTGATGGTCGTAGGCGATGATGCGCAAAGCATTTTTGGGTGGCGCGGCGCGAATTTCAAAAATATCTTCGAGTTTCAAAAACGCTATCCCGATGCCCAGGTTTTCAAGCTGGAAAACAATTACCGTTCGACGCCGGAAATTCTGATGCTGGCCAACGCTTCGGTTTCGATGAACCGCCAGCAGTTTCCCAAACATCTGCAAGCCAAACGCCCAAGCCGAGGCTTCACGCCCGCGCTGATTCCGGCGCGCGACAGCGAACAGCAAGCGGCCTTTGTCGCTTCGCGGATTCTGGAGCTGCGCGACGAAGGCGTTCCACTGGATGAAATCGCCGTGCTGTATCGCTCTCATTTTCATTCGCTGGAATTGCAGTTGGAGCTGACGCGGCGTGGCATTCCATACGACGTTCGATCCGGCGTGCGGTTTTTTGAGCAAGCGCACATCAAAGACGTAACCGCGTACCTGCGTCTGGTCGTCAATCCACGTGATGAACTGGCGTGGAAGCGTGTGTTGAAACTGATTCCAAAAATCGGCAACGCGACGGCTTCGCGCGTGTGGGAGCGATTGGCCTATGCCGAGGAGCCGCTGGCGTTGGTGCGAACCGATGAGTTTGCCAAAGCTTTGCCAAAAGGCGCTTCGGTCGGCTGGAGAGAATTTGCCGAACTGATCAAAGACCTGGCCGCGCCGGAAACCATCAACAATCCCGCCAAACAGATCGAACTGGTATTGGCGCGCGGATACCTGGAATACCTGCAAGCTAACTTTGAAAACTCCGACGCACGCGAAGAGGATTTGCGGCAACTGGCAAACTTCGCGCAGCGATACGACACGACTGACGCATTTTTGAGCGAACTGGCGCTGCTGAACACGGAACGCTTTGCGCCTCCGGGAGCGACGGTTGGAGAAGACGTGGTGATGGGCGGCGATGAAGACGAACGACTGGCGCTGTCTTCGGTTCATCAGGCGAAAGGTTTGGAATGGCGTGTGGTGTTTATGATCTGGGCTGCGGATGGCCGCTTTCCTTCCAGCCGCAGTTTGCGCGACATCGAAGGCGAGGAAGAAGAGCGCCGGTTGTTTTACGTCGCGCTGACGCGCGCGCAGGATGAGTTGTACGTTTGCTTTCCGCTGGTTGAAAGCGATCGCTCGCGGCAAACCGTGCTGCATCGCCCGACGCGCTTCGTCACGGAAGTTCCGCGCGAACTGATGGAAATCTGGAGCGTTGACGAAGAACAACCGCAACTGGAAATGCTGGAAACCACCGAAACAAAATTTATCAATTGA